One segment of Amycolatopsis alba DSM 44262 DNA contains the following:
- a CDS encoding WXG100 family type VII secretion target: protein MTMHFQKSDSGMKGGISAIEDCESSCKTIHSGVTSVRSDLKADWQGAASQTFLNQLELWEADYLQVLKMLTEIKDLVRDSDNTMNTAEDDINLTAVTAFGGNEGNRIFDALA, encoded by the coding sequence ATGACCATGCACTTCCAGAAGAGCGACAGCGGGATGAAGGGCGGTATCTCCGCCATCGAGGATTGCGAATCCTCGTGCAAGACCATCCACTCGGGGGTGACCTCGGTCCGCAGCGACCTGAAGGCCGACTGGCAGGGCGCGGCGTCCCAGACCTTCCTCAACCAGCTCGAGCTGTGGGAGGCGGACTACCTCCAGGTGCTCAAGATGCTCACCGAGATCAAGGATCTGGTGCGGGACAGCGACAACACCATGAACACCGCCGAAGACGACATCAACCTCACCGCGGTGACCGCGTTCGGCGGCAACGAGGGCAACCGCATCTTCGACGCGCTGGCCTGA
- the eccD gene encoding type VII secretion integral membrane protein EccD, with protein sequence MATTSGLCKLRVRAPATSFELAVPVDIPLIDLMPTILGHAGQDLAEEGVDHDGWILQRLGDPPLDQESTVDVLDLRDGETLHLRPRREQLPAVHFDDIIDGLSTEARARPDSWSAQATRWTMLGGVLAAVALGFFLLVTAPATWPTLLSAGVAAFFLLVCAATAARALGDGAAALALALAAVPFVGLAGSLIPHGPEGPVLTGARLLAACVAGAGAAALGMAAVAGSAPVFVSVATFGLLCATGGLVLMLGGDSASASATIIAVIAVLLGAFVPRIAFRLSGLRLPGLPTSAQELQEELDPHPGGEVVGKGLVADAFVTALFTAIGLACLATLEFVVRDRSWQAITFAAVLSVLLLVHGRALGSVWQRLSVIVPGVYGLLRLLLASQLDSGTPLPMVAGVFALAAVVLVARWTLPGRRMLPQWGRLADIAETLAAVALLPLALWLIGVFGFVRGFGG encoded by the coding sequence ATGGCGACCACTTCAGGGCTGTGCAAGCTCCGAGTCCGCGCACCGGCGACCAGTTTCGAACTGGCCGTCCCGGTGGACATCCCGTTGATCGACCTGATGCCGACGATCCTCGGCCACGCCGGTCAGGACCTGGCGGAGGAGGGCGTGGACCACGACGGCTGGATCCTGCAACGGCTCGGCGATCCGCCGTTGGACCAGGAGTCCACTGTCGACGTTCTCGACCTGCGCGACGGCGAGACCCTGCATCTGCGGCCGCGGCGGGAACAGTTGCCCGCCGTTCATTTCGACGACATCATCGACGGCCTGTCCACCGAGGCCCGCGCCCGGCCGGATTCGTGGAGCGCGCAGGCCACCCGGTGGACGATGCTCGGCGGCGTGCTGGCCGCGGTGGCGCTCGGGTTCTTCCTGCTGGTGACCGCCCCCGCCACCTGGCCGACGCTGCTGTCCGCCGGGGTCGCGGCCTTCTTCCTGCTGGTGTGCGCCGCCACGGCCGCCCGCGCGCTCGGTGACGGCGCCGCGGCACTGGCACTGGCGCTGGCCGCGGTCCCGTTCGTCGGGCTGGCCGGTTCGCTCATCCCGCACGGCCCCGAAGGCCCGGTGCTGACCGGTGCGCGGCTGCTGGCCGCCTGCGTCGCGGGCGCGGGAGCGGCCGCGCTCGGGATGGCGGCGGTGGCGGGCTCGGCGCCGGTGTTCGTCTCGGTCGCGACGTTCGGGCTGCTGTGCGCGACCGGTGGCCTGGTGCTGATGCTCGGCGGGGATTCGGCGTCCGCGTCGGCGACGATCATCGCGGTGATCGCCGTCCTGCTCGGCGCCTTCGTGCCGAGGATCGCCTTCCGGCTGTCCGGGCTGCGGCTGCCCGGCCTGCCCACGTCCGCCCAGGAACTGCAGGAGGAACTCGATCCGCATCCCGGTGGCGAGGTCGTCGGCAAGGGCCTGGTCGCGGACGCCTTCGTGACCGCGTTGTTCACCGCGATCGGCCTTGCCTGCCTGGCCACGCTCGAATTCGTGGTCCGCGACCGGTCGTGGCAGGCCATCACGTTCGCCGCCGTCCTGAGTGTCCTGCTGCTGGTGCACGGCCGCGCGCTGGGCAGTGTGTGGCAGCGGCTCTCGGTGATCGTGCCGGGTGTGTACGGCTTGCTGCGGCTGCTGCTGGCCTCCCAGCTGGATTCGGGCACCCCGCTGCCGATGGTGGCGGGGGTGTTCGCGCTGGCCGCCGTGGTGCTGGTGGCGCGCTGGACACTGCCCGGACGCCGGATGCTGCCGCAGTGGGGCAGGCTCGCGGACATCGCGGAGACCCTCGCCGCGGTCGCGCTGTTGCCGCTCGCGCTGTGGCTGATCGGTGTGTTCGGTTTCGTGCGCGGATTCGGGGGCTGA
- a CDS encoding S8 family serine peptidase, with amino-acid sequence MRRPLAVACATLTLLANGGLAAAQDTELPQIPQTLKAGQACTSPSGKKVPSVPWQLPYLGVDRLWALSKGEGVTVGVVDTGVDKAVLPVQQVGDAGTDCVGHGTVVASLIAAPLVDGAKVSGLAPGARVLAVRGTEKTGAATAASIASALDGAVAAGARIICVATAVTEAGPALQAAVDRAVAAGALIVAAAGRDATKASDVPPWPYYPAAFPGVLAVSALGPDGKPDAKAVPGSLAAPGNLVVGLGPGGGAAVGAGPAFAAAHVAAAAALIRSYRPETTAADVARRLRDTAYPHAGVTVLDPLAALTSVASGVGAEAPARREPVAVTPGADPGPARQAAWAVVVGVVVAVALLGAAAVVVPRGRRRGWRAGPRGS; translated from the coding sequence ATGAGGCGACCCCTGGCCGTGGCGTGCGCGACGCTCACCTTGCTGGCGAACGGCGGTCTCGCGGCCGCGCAGGACACCGAGCTCCCGCAGATCCCGCAGACCTTGAAAGCCGGGCAGGCGTGCACTTCCCCGTCGGGCAAGAAGGTCCCTTCGGTGCCGTGGCAGCTGCCGTATCTCGGCGTGGACCGGCTTTGGGCGTTGTCGAAGGGGGAAGGCGTCACCGTCGGGGTGGTGGACACCGGGGTCGACAAAGCGGTTCTGCCGGTCCAGCAGGTCGGTGACGCCGGAACGGACTGTGTCGGGCACGGAACGGTCGTCGCGAGCCTGATCGCGGCGCCACTGGTGGACGGTGCCAAGGTTTCCGGGCTCGCGCCCGGCGCGCGGGTGCTCGCGGTACGGGGTACGGAGAAGACCGGCGCGGCGACCGCGGCGAGTATCGCGAGCGCGCTCGACGGCGCTGTCGCGGCGGGCGCGCGGATCATCTGCGTCGCGACGGCAGTCACCGAGGCGGGCCCGGCTTTGCAAGCGGCCGTCGACCGGGCCGTCGCGGCGGGCGCGCTGATCGTGGCGGCGGCGGGCCGGGACGCGACCAAGGCAAGCGACGTCCCGCCCTGGCCGTACTACCCGGCGGCGTTCCCCGGCGTGCTCGCGGTGTCCGCCCTCGGCCCGGACGGGAAACCGGACGCCAAGGCCGTACCCGGATCCCTTGCCGCACCGGGAAATCTCGTGGTGGGCCTGGGACCGGGCGGCGGTGCCGCCGTCGGCGCGGGCCCGGCCTTCGCCGCCGCGCACGTGGCGGCCGCCGCGGCGCTGATCCGGTCCTACCGGCCCGAGACCACCGCGGCCGACGTCGCCAGGAGGTTGCGGGACACCGCGTACCCGCACGCCGGAGTCACCGTGCTCGACCCGCTCGCGGCGCTGACTTCGGTCGCTTCCGGCGTCGGCGCCGAGGCGCCCGCGCGCCGTGAACCGGTGGCGGTGACGCCCGGTGCGGACCCAGGGCCCGCGCGGCAGGCGGCCTGGGCGGTGGTGGTGGGTGTCGTGGTGGCTGTTGCTTTGCTGGGCGCGGCGGCCGTCGTGGTGCCTCGGGGTCGGCGGCGGGGGTGGCGGGCCGGGCCACGCGGGTCGTGA
- a CDS encoding WXG100 family type VII secretion target, whose product MTSPTDGFSVSGNVPHLAERMVGLSKQIDAALVDLERDLKPMTSSWVGQGASSYEDLQKRWHATTKAMENRFTKGHQVLSMSFENYQNTDKNIGAKFQI is encoded by the coding sequence ATGACCTCTCCCACTGACGGTTTCTCGGTCAGCGGCAACGTCCCGCATCTCGCCGAGCGGATGGTCGGCCTGAGCAAGCAGATCGACGCCGCGCTGGTCGATCTGGAGCGGGACCTCAAGCCGATGACCAGCAGCTGGGTCGGGCAGGGCGCCTCGTCCTACGAGGACCTGCAGAAGCGCTGGCACGCCACGACCAAGGCGATGGAAAACCGCTTCACGAAGGGCCACCAGGTCCTGTCCATGTCCTTCGAGAACTATCAGAACACCGACAAGAACATCGGCGCGAAGTTCCAGATCTGA
- the eccCa gene encoding type VII secretion protein EccCa, whose product MSVITFRKGPRRPGPEMPEGELSIQEPPTLPEVQRSAGAVMMYLPMALSSTATVLLFVRPGENGAFSYLAAGLMTVSSMAMLIGQLGRSAGERKQKLNDARRDYLRYLAQSRRKVREVVTSQRQALAWRHPDPTSLWSLPGTTRMWERDAHDDDFGEIRVARGPQRLAWRLNPLSTKPVDDLEPLSAHALRRFIHAYGTVTDQPVAVFLPSFARILVEAKAEEGERIRALARSMLAHIAVFHSPAELRIVVLTAPERRPAWEWVKWLPHNLHPSESDGAGEARLVVESLAELEAAMGDEFAMRPGFDPDALPDVHEPCVMLFVDGVTLPPTSRLAGEGYRNTTLVDLSSALSIQDDPLTLRLRLEDRMLKLITVDQHNKEVAGDLGRPDGIGLNTATALAMRLAPYRVGARRKSAEPMAVNFDLTAMLGINDIQTYDVAAGWAAKRPGGRLRVPLGIGPGGQKVDLDIKESAQAGMGPHGMLIGATGSGKSELLRTLVLALALTHSSEILNFVLVDFKGGATFLGLDGLPHTSAVITNLADEAALVGRMREALNGELVRRQELLRKAGNYSSALDYERARANGTPLAPLPTLFLVVDEFSELLSAHRDFMDLFIMIGRLGRSLGVHLLLASQRLDESRIHQLESHLSYRIGLRTFSAMESRGVLGVPDAYQLPSDPGNGFLKSGTAALDRFKAAYVSGPHRVIRRNVEQAVVAQQIVPFTSKFAARAEPVPEPEPVVAEPEPEGSVPSLLDLAVDRLRDAGPPAHQVWLPPLDAPGSLDELLPPLVETAEHGLTARDWYGRGALTVPIGLIDRPFEQARDPLLVDLAGSDGHVAIVGGPQSGKSTALRTLITALALTHTPAEVQFYCLDFGGGTLTSLRRLPHVGGVTGRLDVERIHRTIGEVTTLLTRRERFFTDNDIDSMATYRRKRAAGEFADQRHGDVFLVVDGWSTIRQDFMDLLPTFVELASRGLNYGIHLMMASSRWSEIISAVRDLVGTQLELRLGDPVDSVINMRAAATVPKTPGRGLTEKELHFLTALPSIDGVDRDVAEHVEVLVDRIVAAWHGPSAPPVRMLPPVLDRAELPEPDADVRVALGLDDQRLEPLWHDFEDNPHLMVVGDVESGKTNLLRLVIDGITKRYTPQEARIITVDYRRGLYDAVPKDYQLGYAVSGDSVLDMIDGVARAVQTRLPGPDITPARLRLRDWWTGPQVFVLIDDYDMVASSSNSLFQQLFDPLAQGNALGLHLIVARGANGIGRGANDPLLRRLTEVNTPMMLLSCPLSEGIVFGEVRPRVLTPGRAQYATRRGTTIVQTALSAHEAALVAK is encoded by the coding sequence TTGAGTGTAATCACATTCCGCAAGGGGCCGCGACGGCCAGGACCGGAAATGCCCGAGGGCGAGCTGAGTATCCAGGAACCGCCCACGCTGCCCGAAGTGCAGCGCAGCGCCGGCGCGGTAATGATGTACCTGCCGATGGCGCTGTCGTCGACGGCGACCGTGCTGCTGTTCGTCCGGCCGGGTGAGAACGGCGCGTTCAGCTACCTGGCCGCCGGGCTGATGACGGTGTCGTCGATGGCCATGCTGATCGGCCAGCTCGGCCGCAGCGCGGGCGAACGCAAACAGAAACTCAACGACGCCAGACGCGACTATCTCCGCTACCTCGCCCAGTCGAGGCGCAAGGTCCGGGAAGTGGTGACCAGCCAGCGGCAGGCGCTGGCCTGGCGGCATCCCGATCCGACGTCGCTGTGGTCGCTGCCCGGCACGACCAGGATGTGGGAGCGGGACGCCCACGACGACGACTTCGGCGAGATCCGCGTCGCACGGGGGCCGCAACGGCTCGCGTGGCGGCTGAACCCGTTGTCCACCAAGCCTGTCGACGATCTCGAACCGCTGTCCGCGCACGCGCTGCGCCGGTTCATCCACGCCTACGGAACGGTGACCGATCAGCCGGTCGCGGTGTTCCTGCCGTCGTTCGCCCGGATCCTGGTGGAAGCCAAGGCCGAGGAGGGCGAACGGATCCGGGCGCTCGCGAGGTCGATGCTCGCGCATATCGCCGTCTTCCACTCCCCCGCGGAACTGCGGATCGTCGTGCTCACCGCGCCGGAACGCCGTCCTGCCTGGGAATGGGTGAAATGGCTGCCGCACAACCTCCACCCCAGCGAGAGCGACGGCGCGGGCGAGGCCCGGCTGGTGGTGGAGTCCCTCGCGGAACTGGAAGCCGCGATGGGCGACGAATTCGCCATGCGGCCCGGTTTCGACCCGGACGCGCTGCCCGACGTCCACGAGCCCTGCGTGATGCTGTTCGTGGACGGGGTCACCCTTCCGCCCACCTCCCGGCTCGCCGGTGAGGGCTACCGCAACACGACACTCGTGGATCTCTCCTCCGCACTGTCCATTCAGGACGATCCGCTGACACTGCGGCTCCGGCTCGAAGACCGGATGCTGAAACTGATCACGGTCGACCAGCACAACAAGGAGGTCGCGGGCGACCTCGGCCGCCCGGACGGGATCGGCCTCAACACCGCGACGGCGCTGGCGATGCGCCTGGCGCCCTACCGGGTCGGCGCGCGGCGGAAGTCGGCCGAGCCGATGGCCGTGAACTTCGACCTGACGGCGATGCTGGGCATCAACGACATCCAGACCTACGACGTCGCGGCGGGCTGGGCGGCGAAACGGCCCGGCGGCAGGCTGCGGGTGCCGCTCGGCATCGGCCCCGGCGGCCAGAAGGTCGATCTCGACATCAAGGAGTCCGCGCAGGCCGGGATGGGCCCGCACGGCATGCTGATCGGCGCGACCGGTTCCGGGAAGTCGGAGCTGCTGCGCACCCTCGTGCTGGCGCTCGCGCTCACGCATTCGTCGGAGATCCTCAACTTCGTCCTGGTGGACTTCAAGGGTGGCGCGACGTTCCTCGGCCTGGACGGGCTGCCGCATACGTCGGCGGTGATCACGAACCTCGCCGACGAGGCCGCGCTGGTCGGCCGGATGCGCGAGGCGCTCAACGGGGAACTGGTGCGGCGTCAGGAACTCCTGCGCAAAGCGGGCAACTACAGCTCCGCGCTGGACTACGAACGGGCGCGGGCGAACGGGACCCCGCTCGCTCCGCTGCCGACCCTGTTCCTGGTGGTGGACGAGTTCAGCGAGCTGCTTTCGGCGCATCGCGACTTCATGGACCTGTTCATCATGATCGGACGGCTGGGCCGCTCATTGGGCGTCCATCTGCTGCTCGCCTCGCAACGGCTCGACGAAAGCCGGATCCATCAGCTGGAATCGCATCTGTCGTACCGGATCGGGCTGCGTACCTTCTCGGCGATGGAAAGCCGCGGCGTGCTCGGCGTGCCGGACGCCTACCAGCTGCCGTCGGATCCGGGGAACGGTTTCCTCAAGAGCGGCACCGCCGCGCTGGACCGGTTCAAGGCGGCTTACGTCTCCGGTCCGCACCGGGTGATCCGCCGGAACGTCGAACAGGCGGTGGTGGCGCAGCAGATCGTGCCGTTCACCTCGAAGTTCGCCGCCCGCGCCGAACCGGTGCCCGAACCCGAGCCGGTGGTGGCCGAACCCGAGCCCGAGGGTTCGGTGCCGAGCCTGCTGGACCTCGCCGTCGACAGGCTCCGCGACGCCGGCCCGCCCGCACACCAGGTCTGGCTGCCGCCGCTGGACGCGCCCGGTTCCCTCGACGAACTGCTGCCGCCCCTGGTGGAAACCGCCGAACACGGGCTCACCGCGCGGGACTGGTACGGCCGGGGCGCGCTGACCGTCCCGATCGGACTGATCGACCGGCCGTTCGAGCAGGCCCGCGATCCGCTGCTGGTCGACCTGGCAGGCAGCGACGGGCACGTCGCGATCGTCGGCGGACCGCAAAGCGGCAAGAGCACGGCCCTGCGGACCCTCATCACCGCGCTGGCCCTGACCCACACCCCAGCCGAGGTCCAGTTCTACTGCCTCGACTTCGGTGGCGGAACGCTGACCAGCCTGCGGAGACTCCCGCATGTCGGCGGTGTGACCGGACGCCTGGACGTCGAACGCATCCACCGCACCATCGGCGAGGTCACCACGCTGCTGACCCGCCGGGAGCGGTTCTTCACCGACAACGACATCGATTCCATGGCCACCTACCGGCGCAAGCGGGCGGCGGGCGAATTCGCCGACCAGCGGCACGGCGACGTCTTCCTGGTGGTGGACGGCTGGTCCACGATCCGGCAGGATTTCATGGATCTGCTGCCGACGTTCGTCGAGCTGGCTTCACGCGGCCTCAACTACGGCATCCACCTGATGATGGCGTCGAGCCGGTGGAGCGAGATCATCAGCGCCGTCCGCGACCTGGTCGGCACGCAGCTCGAACTCCGGCTCGGCGACCCGGTCGATTCGGTGATCAACATGCGCGCGGCGGCGACCGTGCCGAAGACCCCCGGCCGCGGCCTCACCGAGAAGGAACTGCATTTCCTGACGGCGCTGCCGTCGATCGACGGGGTGGACCGCGATGTCGCCGAGCACGTCGAGGTCCTGGTGGACCGGATCGTCGCCGCGTGGCACGGCCCGTCCGCTCCCCCGGTCCGGATGCTGCCGCCGGTACTGGACCGGGCCGAACTCCCCGAACCGGACGCGGACGTGCGCGTCGCGCTCGGCCTGGACGACCAGCGCCTCGAACCGCTGTGGCACGACTTCGAGGACAACCCGCACCTGATGGTCGTCGGCGACGTGGAATCCGGGAAGACGAACCTGCTGCGGCTGGTGATCGACGGCATCACCAAGCGATACACCCCGCAGGAGGCCAGGATCATCACCGTCGACTACCGCCGTGGCCTGTACGACGCCGTGCCCAAGGACTACCAGCTGGGCTACGCGGTGTCCGGGGACTCGGTACTCGACATGATCGACGGGGTAGCGCGGGCGGTCCAGACCCGGCTGCCCGGCCCCGACATCACACCGGCGCGCCTGCGGTTGCGCGACTGGTGGACCGGGCCGCAGGTGTTCGTGCTCATCGACGACTACGACATGGTCGCGTCGTCGTCGAATTCCCTTTTCCAGCAACTGTTCGACCCGCTCGCGCAGGGCAACGCGCTGGGCCTGCACCTGATCGTCGCCCGTGGCGCCAACGGGATCGGGCGCGGCGCGAACGATCCGCTGCTGCGGCGGCTCACCGAGGTCAACACCCCGATGATGCTGCTCTCGTGCCCGCTTTCGGAAGGCATCGTGTTCGGCGAGGTACGACCGCGCGTCCTGACCCCCGGACGGGCGCAGTACGCCACGCGGCGCGGCACGACCATCGTGCAGACCGCCCTCTCGGCCCACGAAGCGGCGCTCGTCGCGAAGTGA
- the eccB gene encoding type VII secretion protein EccB, with amino-acid sequence MNAKTDQVQAHKFMLGRLTSALLRVDPDAPESPLQRTYRGSLIGVAVAVLACLGLLVFGLVSPGGNKSWRVEGALVVSDSSGARFLYAGGKLLPVLNFVSAKLVAGNQLAVKHVSEASLKDVPRGEPLGIIGAPDGLPALAADPWEVCTGVDRDQAGPTALRVGDVTANPLGDDAAAVAVAPDGATFLLWKGKRHRVATDRGALDAVDGVLQPAKVTAAVLDALPAGPDFTPPAIDGLGEAGPALGGTESRIGRLYTVSGEPAQRYVLTKAGLTPVSELDTRLLTADPEIRRAAYGGGDVAVTPLPGRVVSERLASVEQPPPAKPPKAATLHSGQSLCALVVPDGDTPRTQVAVADGVARSGQVPSGQPGIAAPCSRVDRITVRPGAGALVRASAASGRAGDALFLVTDTGVKYPVPPGGAKALGFDQAASNGMPTTLLNLLPTGAALDPLVLGNGGTVLPSAATCGS; translated from the coding sequence ATGAACGCCAAAACCGATCAGGTCCAGGCCCACAAGTTCATGCTGGGGCGGTTGACCTCGGCGCTGCTGCGGGTCGACCCCGACGCGCCGGAAAGCCCGCTGCAGCGGACCTACCGCGGCAGCCTGATCGGCGTCGCGGTCGCCGTCCTCGCCTGCCTCGGCCTGCTGGTGTTCGGGCTGGTTTCCCCCGGCGGGAACAAGTCCTGGCGGGTGGAGGGCGCACTGGTCGTGTCCGACTCCTCGGGGGCGCGGTTCCTCTACGCGGGCGGGAAGCTGCTGCCGGTGCTGAACTTCGTCTCCGCCAAACTGGTCGCCGGGAACCAGCTCGCGGTCAAGCACGTCTCCGAGGCCTCGCTGAAGGACGTGCCGCGCGGCGAACCCCTGGGGATCATCGGCGCGCCGGACGGGCTCCCCGCGCTCGCCGCCGATCCGTGGGAAGTGTGCACGGGCGTCGATCGTGATCAGGCCGGGCCGACCGCGCTGCGCGTCGGTGACGTGACCGCGAACCCTCTCGGCGACGACGCCGCGGCCGTCGCGGTCGCCCCGGACGGCGCGACCTTCCTGCTGTGGAAGGGCAAACGGCACCGCGTGGCGACCGACCGCGGCGCGCTCGACGCGGTGGACGGGGTGCTCCAGCCCGCCAAGGTGACGGCGGCGGTGCTGGACGCGCTGCCCGCGGGACCGGATTTCACGCCGCCCGCGATCGACGGGCTCGGCGAGGCCGGCCCCGCGCTCGGCGGGACGGAGTCCCGGATCGGCAGGCTCTACACCGTCTCGGGGGAACCCGCGCAGCGTTACGTGCTGACGAAGGCGGGTCTCACACCGGTGTCCGAACTGGACACGCGGCTGCTGACCGCCGATCCGGAGATCCGCCGGGCCGCGTACGGCGGCGGCGACGTCGCGGTGACCCCGTTGCCGGGTCGGGTGGTCAGCGAGCGGCTGGCGTCGGTCGAGCAGCCGCCGCCCGCGAAACCGCCGAAGGCCGCGACACTCCACAGTGGACAGAGCCTGTGCGCGCTCGTCGTCCCGGACGGCGACACGCCGCGCACCCAGGTGGCGGTGGCCGACGGGGTCGCCCGGTCCGGGCAGGTGCCGTCGGGCCAGCCCGGTATCGCGGCGCCCTGCTCCCGTGTCGACCGGATCACGGTGCGACCCGGCGCAGGTGCCCTCGTGCGCGCCTCGGCCGCGTCGGGACGGGCGGGCGACGCCCTCTTCCTGGTGACCGACACCGGGGTGAAGTACCCGGTTCCCCCTGGAGGCGCGAAGGCGCTCGGTTTCGATCAGGCGGCTTCGAACGGGATGCCCACCACCCTGCTGAACCTGCTGCCGACCGGTGCCGCGCTGGATCCCTTGGTCCTCGGCAACGGCGGAACCGTCCTGCCGTCGGCCGCGACCTGCGGTTCCTGA